Proteins from a genomic interval of Ptychodera flava strain L36383 chromosome 7, AS_Pfla_20210202, whole genome shotgun sequence:
- the LOC139137108 gene encoding uncharacterized protein, whose translation MVLLKALLVLSVAILCDSTTCNFPSPADFEYSDYQGVWYEIGKIQTFGGAVWQKDCVCTNIEVFPSPTSEPNDAAVINCCRYEAPDGRYTNITGLLEYTGTMGHWKLSYPAIDPDNKVDYNVILIGEDYAVEYDCGQASNRDGENYCIHIMSRTPTQDTALTAELVQKSLDMGLNPRNLPFVATNHDGCWK comes from the exons ATGGTATTACTAAAG GCGCTTCTTGTCCTGTCTGTCGCAATTCTATGCGATTCAACCACGTGCAACTTCCCGTCACCGGCGGACTTCGAATACAGTGACTATCAAGGAGTGTGGTACGAAATTGGCAAG ATCCAAACGTTTGGTGGCGCTGTTTGGCAGAAAGACTGTGTCTGCACGAACATAGAGGTGTTCCCATCTCCTACCTCTGAACCAAACGACGCAGCGGTGATCAATTGCTGCAGATACGAGGCTCCAGATGGCCGATACACCAATATTACCG gattattggaataCACAGGCACGATGGGACACTGGAAGTTGAGTTATCCGGCAATTGATCCTGATAATAAA GTTGACTACAACGTGATCTTGATCGGTGAAGACTACGCCGTGGAATACGACTGTGGCCAGGCATCGAACAGGGACGGTGAGAACTACTGCATCCACATTATGTCGAGAACACCAACCCAAGACACCGCCCTCACCGCCGAACTTGTCCAGAAGAGCCTCGATATGGGATTGAACCCAAGGAACCTCCCGTTCGTGGCAACCAACCATGACGGCTGCTGGAAATAA